Below is a genomic region from Miniphocaeibacter halophilus.
GACAAGGCAAATAATAACAAAAGCAAAAATTTAATCGAATTTTTAGAAACAAAATATAGGGTTAGAAAAGAAAATATTTCTGATGAAAATGCCAAGGATAAATTATTTGGTAATATTACATCCTACGTGCTATTTATTGACAAGGAAAATAACCTATCCTATTTTGCTAAAGAAGATTCCGTTGCCCCTGTAGCCATAAATTTATCTATAGATGAGTATTTAAATACCAATGCTACTTTAGAAAAATATAATATTGAAAACTCCAATAAAGAAAGTATAAATATATTATCTGAAAATGCAGACTTTAAAATATTAGATAATACTAGTAGAAATAATACCGAATTTTATTACACCTATTTAGCCTATATAATAATACTATTTTCCCTGTCTATAATTTATTTAGGATATAACTCCTTTTTGCGTGATGGTGTAGAGAATAGAGTAAGAGTTTCTAAAACAAAATTTAATAAGTTCATTATTTCAATATATGCATCGTCCTTAATACTGATGTTAATTATCTGTCTAGGATTTTCTTTACTGGAACTATTTAAAAATAAGACAAGTTTGGAAAAATATCCCTTATATTTAATTAATTTAATAGCTTTTACAATACCAATGGTTGCCCTTGCATACTTAGTAAGTTCTAAGTCAAAGGACTCTTCTAGTAATGGCGCCCTTAACAATATTATTTCTTTAAGCCTATGCTTCATTACAGGAATATTTGTTCCACAGGAGCTTTTGCCACAGTATTTACTTAAACTTTCTTCAATTTTTCCTCCTTACTGGTATTTAGAGGGAATAAAGGCAAGTAATAAAATGGATTTTAGTCTACTAATTAAAGTTATTCTAGTACAAGGAGTTATGACTATTGTTCTTGTACTTATAAATGCTATTTTAAATAGGCAGAAAAAGGGAGATTTTTCCTATTCCAGATAAATAATTCCTGTTATAATACAAGTAGGTGATAACATGAAGAAAAAAATCTTAAGTTTAATATTGGTAATTGTATTATTTACTGCTGTTTCATGTACTAAAAATAACTCCAATTTAGAAGAAACTACTGAAACAAATGTAAATACTACAATGGAAACAAATAATATCAACAAATATGTAGATACAAGTGGAAAACACCCTAAGGCTGAAGATATTGAATTAGTTCTTGCAAGTGAATTTGAAAATGGACTTGGCAAGGTGGATATAAGCAATAATAGTGACTATAATATTACTAAGCTGGCTATGGATTTAAGTAATAACAAGGGAAGTCTTATTACAATAAATTGTAATAACTTAGACAAAGGCACCACTTTAAAATCCATAGAAGTAGAAGCCTCTGAAGAAATTGACTTTTCAGAATTTAGACCAATCTTTTATGAATTGGAGTTTGAAAACGAAAAAGGTGAAAAAGAAATATCGAAATATGATTATGATTTAAAGGAATACTATTAAAAGCTAGAGAAAATCTCTAGCTTTTTACTTTTCCACCTGAATATTCAATTGATTTTTCTACTAAAACTTCCATAGCATCTATATAATAATTTTCTAAGTCAATCGGCAAATCCAAACAACTAAGTTCAGTACAGGCCAATATCGATATTACATTTTCTTTAGATAGTTTTCTTAAAAGCTCATTAAATTTTTCAGATTTTAAAATCATTTTTTCCTTAACATCGTAAATACTATCTACGGAAATTTTTTCTTCCATTTCATTTAAAGAATAAACCTCTAAACCGTTTAATAAGGCATATTTATCATAAACCCTACACCCCATTGTACCATAGGTTCCTAAAACAGCTATTTTGTTAAATTTTGTATTGTTTTTAATATATTTAATAGTTTCATCTACCATGTTAATAATATTAATATTTGTCATTTTTTGTATTTCATCAAAATAAAAATGTGATGTATTACAAGGAATTGCAATATTGTCTACTTTAGCAAATTCCATTAACTTAATATCCTCATCAATTTTACTAAGAAATTCTTCCGGTTTGTTATTCTTAATTACCTCAGTTCTGTCAGGTAAAGTAGCATGGTTTGAAACTATTGTATTTATATGGTCTTGATCTTTATGAGCTTGAGTTTTTTCAACTATTCTTTTCATAAATAAAGAAGTTGCTAAAGGACCCATGCCTCCTATTATTCCAAGTTTTTTAATATCTTTCACCGACTTTCAATTTTCTAAATTATACATTAAAATTATACTTTATATTACCGTTAAAACCAAATTATACAACAGATTTAGATATATTGTAAACTTTATAGGTATTTTTTTGTGGTAAAATTATATTGTAATAAAATATTGGAGGTAAAAATGAAGAAAAAATTATTAATATTAGGTTTAATTTTATCACTAAGCTTAACAGCTTGTAATAATTCTAAAAATTCAACTAATACAACAGAAAATCAGCCTACTGTAAAACAAGAACAGGAAACTGAAGCTAATACAACAGAAACAGAAGCTATTAAAGAAACAGAAAATAATAGTGATGACGCTACTAAGGAAGAAATCTCAGTTCCTACTAATGTAACTACTAGTATTGAAAATAAAATGAATGAAGAATTTAAAAATATTGATGTTTATGCAGAAATTAAAGATTTCAATATAGATGTAGAAAATAATTCTATTAAAATAAATGCATTTGTTGAAGACGGTACTAGTGAAGGAACTGCTGAGGAATTAGCAATAAAAATGGAAGAGAAATTAGATAGCATTATATCTAAAGAAGATGATCTAATTACTAATTACAATATTAATATTGAAATTAAGGAAGATACAACAAATATTATTCTATTTTCCAAATAATTAAAAAATGAGCCTAGATATACTAGGTTCATTTTTCCTTTTAAATATTCTTTACAAAATCTAAAATCACCTCTGTAATTAAAGCAATATTTTCTTTCATAAAAACTCTATCTCTTGAATTATGAATTCCATTTAAATAATAACCTATAAGCGGAGCCTTCTTTAAGGCAGCAACAGCAAGACTATTATCATAAATCAATTGGTCAGATGGATAAATATACCTGTAAGCCGGTCCTATTACATATTTTTTACCGTATATATTGTCCTTCATTATTTTTTCTACTGAATTTGTTAAAACATTATTAAGTATGGAATTTCTAAATTCTTTTTGTCCAATAAAAAATATATTATTTCCATTAGCTACACAGTCAAAATTAATTAGCGGCTTATTTCTTATATTTCTCCTATATTTCTTTTGAAATTTACTTGAACCAATTAAGCCTACTTCCTCTTGATCAAAAAATACAAAACATACCTTATTTTTATGAGTATCCTCTAAATTTTCCATAATATTAATTAAAGTAGCAAGACCGGAAGTGTTGTCATTAACGGTGTTTTTGTTTGAAACACCAATTTGAGTATAAAGAAATGTCAGTAGAACAATTAAAACCAAAAATATATTTGGAATATTGTAATAAAAAATATTTTTAAAAATCAAATCTATTAAAATTGCAGGTAATAAGATAATAAAAAGTACATAAAGTTGGCCTATAATAAATCCTAACCAATTCATTCCCATAAACATAGGTACAAAGTAATTTACTTGAGTATCATAATGAGCAGTTAAAAAAACTTCTGCATTATTAATATCCCCTACTATTAAATTTCTACCCTTAGAACTGTATTTATCAATCTTAAAATCATAATTCATTTCTTTAATAACCGGTTTAAGCCAATTAATAAATTTCGTCTTATCTTCATAATTTTTTCTAACTTGATATTTATCTATTAGTTCTTTGATTTTTTCCGACATTCTTTCTCCCTAATATTTACTACACTAAATTATTCTAACCAATCAAATTTTTTACTGCATCAATAACTTCTTCAGAATCTACTTTATATATATTATTTTCATTTGAACTAAATTCTTTAGAAATTATTCTACTATTACTATCATAATCAAAAGAAACTGTAGTTATTTCGTTTACAGGTACAATATGCCTATAGTCATCAATTTCCTTTTCTTTACCAGTATTATGTTCAAAACAGTATGAATCCACAACCTTAAGAATTTTAAAATTATTGTTTTCTGGCATATTAGGTACTATTAAAATATCTCCTTCTTTAAAATCGGTCATTATTAATAGCTGGGAAAAGATGTCATTAATTGTTTTAGGGGCCGTTTCATCTAATGGCCAATTATCCTTCCATGCCTGTACAAATTTAAACTTCCCGTAAAAAACTGCCATTGGCTTTTTACCTGGAAACATAGCTCCCCAACCTTGACGTAATCTACCGTTTTCTATTTCCTTTAACAAGTAGTCTCTATCGTTAATGTAACCTATCTTGAAAACATATATATTATTCATTTTTAATTCTCCAATCATTCTACTTTATATTAAAAATTCTTAATTTTTACAAGTTGATAATATGACTCTACTAATACATAAATCATAACTTATTATCAGAAATAAGCAAAGTGCAAAAATCAATATTTATAATAAATATTATAAGCAACATTACTAAGAATATTATTATAGTGAAAAATATAAGAAAACATAATATTAATGTATAATTAAAGATAGGAAATTAAAAATAGTCCACAGGAGGATGTATGGAAAAATTACTATTAAAAGATGTTCATAACAGATATTTATTTATTGATAAAAATGAATTCGACCTGGTTTGTTCCTTATTAAAAGGTGAGGCAATATTATTTTATGATGATATTTTAA
It encodes:
- a CDS encoding ABC transporter permease, with protein sequence MKTFKNYFKIIFANKWSLILYIVLFTILLSINNASNVETLDTNYHITVIDKANNNKSKNLIEFLETKYRVRKENISDENAKDKLFGNITSYVLFIDKENNLSYFAKEDSVAPVAINLSIDEYLNTNATLEKYNIENSNKESINILSENADFKILDNTSRNNTEFYYTYLAYIIILFSLSIIYLGYNSFLRDGVENRVRVSKTKFNKFIISIYASSLILMLIICLGFSLLELFKNKTSLEKYPLYLINLIAFTIPMVALAYLVSSKSKDSSSNGALNNIISLSLCFITGIFVPQELLPQYLLKLSSIFPPYWYLEGIKASNKMDFSLLIKVILVQGVMTIVLVLINAILNRQKKGDFSYSR
- a CDS encoding aspartate/glutamate racemase family protein, translated to MKDIKKLGIIGGMGPLATSLFMKRIVEKTQAHKDQDHINTIVSNHATLPDRTEVIKNNKPEEFLSKIDEDIKLMEFAKVDNIAIPCNTSHFYFDEIQKMTNINIINMVDETIKYIKNNTKFNKIAVLGTYGTMGCRVYDKYALLNGLEVYSLNEMEEKISVDSIYDVKEKMILKSEKFNELLRKLSKENVISILACTELSCLDLPIDLENYYIDAMEVLVEKSIEYSGGKVKS
- a CDS encoding M28 family peptidase, translating into MSEKIKELIDKYQVRKNYEDKTKFINWLKPVIKEMNYDFKIDKYSSKGRNLIVGDINNAEVFLTAHYDTQVNYFVPMFMGMNWLGFIIGQLYVLFIILLPAILIDLIFKNIFYYNIPNIFLVLIVLLTFLYTQIGVSNKNTVNDNTSGLATLINIMENLEDTHKNKVCFVFFDQEEVGLIGSSKFQKKYRRNIRNKPLINFDCVANGNNIFFIGQKEFRNSILNNVLTNSVEKIMKDNIYGKKYVIGPAYRYIYPSDQLIYDNSLAVAALKKAPLIGYYLNGIHNSRDRVFMKENIALITEVILDFVKNI